TCTGCGTTCCAGGGCGCAGGACATCAATGCTTTGAGGCACAAAGGAAAAACGGGAGAGTGATTTGGTCGTATGCGTTGCATTTCTAAAAAAGTCACTTTTGACAATCGCACCCAAATAGCGCAAATTGGTCTCGATCCCATCAATGCGTGTCTTCTCAATCGCCTCATCCATTTTAGAAAGCGCATCTTCTCTCGTCTCCGCTTTAACGATCAATTTAGCAATCATCGGATCGTAAAATGACGAGACATGAAGCCCTGTTTCGATAAAGCTATCCACACGAATGTTGGGTGCAAAACGTACATGATGCAACACGCCAGAGCTGGGTTGAAAGTTCTTAAGTGGGTCTTCGGCATAGACGCGTACTTGTATTGCATGCCCTTTGGGTTGATGTTTGTAGTCGTAAAGTGCTTCATGGCTTCCATAGGCTTGGCGAATCATCCACTCCACCAAATCCACACCACTGACCTCTTCAGTAACACCATGTTCCACTTGCAAACGGGTGTTCACCTCTAGGAAATAAAACGCATCGCTCGTGGTATCGTAAACGAACTCCACCGTTCCTGCGGAGAGATAGTTCACACATGAAGCGAGTTTTTTGGAAGCCTCAAACAGTGCTTTACGTGTGCTTTGACTAAGGCACGCCGCAGGCGTCTCTTCGATCACTTTTTGGTTACGGCGCTGAATGGAGCAGTCACGTTCCCCAAGTGTCGCAACATACCCTTTGCCATCACCAAAAATCTGTACTTCAATGTGGCGTGCATGTTCAACGTATTTTTCCAAAAAGAGTCCGCTGTTAGAGAAGTTGTTTTCGCTCAAACGTTTCACCGAAGCGTAAGCTCCTTCAAGCGAATGCGCATCATAGCAGAGTTGCATTCCAATTCCGCCACCACCCGCCGTGCTTTTAAGCATGACGGGATACCCGATGCTTTGCGCTTTTTCCAACGCCTCTTCCAAACTTGCGAGCAGTCCAGAGCCGGGAAGTAGAGGCACGTGATTCTTTTGCGCCAAAGCGCGCGCCGTGTGTTTGAGACCAAAAGCCTCGATATGCTCAGCCCTAGGACCTATAAACACAATGCCTTTGGTCTCACACGCCCTCGCGAACGCGGCATTTTCACTTAAAAATCCATACCCCGGATGAATCGCTTCGGCTTTACATGTAAACGCGATTTCCAAAATCTTTTGGGTGTCCAAATAGCTCTCACTTGCCACACCCTCCCCTATCCAATACGCCTCATCGGCAAGGCTTACATGTAAAGAGTCTCTATCGGCGGTTGTATAAAGTGCCACAGAGCGGATGCCCATTTTTGTGAGGGTTTTGATGATGCGACACGCGATTTCGCCACGATTGGCGATCAAAATTTTTGTAAACATAAAAGTTCCTTCATCCGAATAATCTGTGGGCCGTCCCACATGCGATACTCTTTAAAGTCGTCTCTAAAGAGGAGAAAAACGCTAATTATCCCAGATAAGAATCTGAATCGGTGTGGGGTTAAAGCCATTGCACGGGTTGTTGAGTTGTGGGCAGTTTGAGATGAGTACCAGTGTGTCCATATGCGCTTTCATCTGCACAAAATCGCCCTCATGAGAGATGCCATCCACAATCGCCAAATGCCCATCTTCTTCCACAGGAACGTTCATAAAAAAGTTGATGTTGTTCGTCAAATCGCGCGGGCTCATCTCCAACTCACCGACCGCGTAGAGGTAGTTGTCACGGCAACTGTGCATGTACTTTTTGTCATGCCCAAAACGAACCGTATTGCTCTCGGCACTGCAATGACCGCCAAGGGTGTCGTGATTGCCACACGTATCATGTGTCACTTCAAGCATTACGTTATCATCGCTTGAAAGTAGCTTCGTTCCCGTTGTAATAAATATACTGCCTTGTTCACGAATCGTATCGCTCGCACTGTAACGCTCATCGTGGTTGTTCGCGTTGTAAAAAAGGGTATCGACCGCTTGGCATCCTTTTAAATCGATAATGCGAATACTTTGCCCTTTTTTCACCACATGGTACCACGGCACACCCGCACTGACGCGTTCATTGTAAATTGCTGTTGTCTCTTCCATCTTTCTCTCCTTAGGCAAAATAACGCGCATTGTTTTCAAAACCGCGTTTGGCTTCTTCACTAAATAGAACATCCTCTTTGGCTGAACGCTCAAAAATGCTCACCTCTACATCGCTTGGGTTATACGCCCCTTTTTCCATCACATGCGGTGTGTTGGAAAGCACGAGAAGGATGTTCATCTCCGCTCGAAGCTCGATGTAATCGCCTTTCTTAGGACGCTTCTCACTCAAAAGCAGTTGACTTCCCTCTGCCACATCGACTTTACG
Above is a genomic segment from Sulfurospirillum halorespirans DSM 13726 containing:
- a CDS encoding urea amidolyase associated protein UAAP2, whose amino-acid sequence is MEETTAIYNERVSAGVPWYHVVKKGQSIRIIDLKGCQAVDTLFYNANNHDERYSASDTIREQGSIFITTGTKLLSSDDNVMLEVTHDTCGNHDTLGGHCSAESNTVRFGHDKKYMHSCRDNYLYAVGELEMSPRDLTNNINFFMNVPVEEDGHLAIVDGISHEGDFVQMKAHMDTLVLISNCPQLNNPCNGFNPTPIQILIWDN